Proteins encoded in a region of the Mycobacterium branderi genome:
- a CDS encoding PIG-L family deacetylase: MIANGLPAWRSVLAVVAHPDDESFGLGAILSTFAERGAELAVLSLTRGEASTLQGVAGDLGEIRAGELAAAAKALGVSTVELLHYPDGHLADKSSDELAIPTIALAERVSAQGLLVFDPTGVTGHPDHRQATAAATAVARKLALPTLGWTLPDTVADILNREYGMSFIGHGLADIDLVVPVDRSRQNQAVCLHASQALPTSALWRRLELLGPFEYLRWLHA, from the coding sequence ATGATCGCCAATGGACTGCCCGCGTGGCGATCCGTTCTCGCCGTGGTCGCACACCCCGACGACGAATCCTTCGGTCTGGGTGCCATCTTATCTACGTTTGCTGAGCGCGGCGCGGAGTTGGCTGTGCTCTCCCTGACCCGAGGTGAGGCGTCGACTCTGCAAGGCGTGGCGGGCGACCTGGGCGAGATCCGGGCCGGTGAACTTGCCGCGGCGGCCAAAGCGCTCGGCGTGTCCACGGTGGAGCTGTTGCATTACCCCGACGGGCATTTGGCCGACAAGTCCAGTGACGAGTTGGCCATCCCGACCATCGCCCTCGCGGAAAGGGTCAGTGCGCAAGGCTTGCTCGTGTTCGACCCAACGGGAGTCACCGGGCACCCGGATCATCGGCAGGCAACAGCTGCTGCAACCGCGGTCGCAAGGAAGCTTGCGCTGCCAACGCTGGGTTGGACGCTGCCCGACACCGTTGCGGACATCCTCAATCGCGAATACGGCATGTCGTTCATCGGGCATGGACTCGCAGATATCGACCTCGTCGTCCCGGTCGATCGAAGCCGGCAGAACCAGGCAGTGTGCCTCCACGCCAGTCAGGCCCTGCCGACCAGCGCGCTCTGGCGACGCCTCGAGCTACTGGGCCCCTT
- a CDS encoding peroxiredoxin has product MTTITEAPAITTKMPRIGDPAPAFTAVTTQGHIHFPADYVGKWVILFSHPADFTPVCTSEFVTFASMQEQFAAYNTELVGLSVDGLYSHIAWLRTIREKITFRDFAGVDVTFPLIEDVSMEIARKYGMIMPGEDSRKAVRAVFVVDPVGTIRAIIYYPLSLGRNFEELLRIVKALQTTEHFGVATPADWRPGEPVIVPTADSSAAAQERMEGSAEGINCEDWFFCTKELSAQEVESAIRIM; this is encoded by the coding sequence ATGACCACGATTACAGAGGCGCCTGCCATCACGACCAAGATGCCACGCATCGGTGACCCGGCTCCCGCGTTCACAGCGGTCACCACCCAGGGCCACATCCATTTTCCGGCCGACTACGTGGGTAAGTGGGTGATCTTGTTTTCTCACCCCGCTGACTTCACGCCGGTTTGCACCAGCGAGTTCGTCACGTTTGCGTCGATGCAGGAGCAGTTCGCCGCATACAACACCGAGCTTGTGGGCCTCTCCGTCGACGGGCTGTACAGCCACATCGCCTGGCTGCGAACGATCAGGGAGAAGATCACCTTCCGTGATTTCGCCGGCGTCGACGTCACCTTCCCGCTGATCGAGGACGTCTCAATGGAAATCGCGCGAAAATACGGCATGATCATGCCGGGTGAGGATTCCAGGAAGGCGGTGCGGGCGGTCTTCGTGGTCGACCCGGTGGGCACGATCCGCGCGATCATCTACTACCCACTGAGCCTGGGGCGCAACTTCGAGGAGTTACTCCGTATCGTCAAGGCGCTGCAGACAACCGAGCACTTTGGCGTCGCCACTCCGGCGGATTGGCGTCCCGGCGAACCGGTCATCGTGCCGACGGCCGACTCCTCGGCTGCCGCGCAGGAACGAATGGAAGGGTCCGCTGAGGGCATCAACTGCGAGGACTGGTTCTTCTGCACCAAAGAACTGTCCGCCCAGGAAGTCGAATCCGCCATCCGGATCATGTAG
- a CDS encoding MmpS family transport accessory protein, whose protein sequence is MLTILKRTWVPLVVVAAVALGGVAVDRLRGVFGSDEIFSATGSSAEPLVPFHVKEVTYEVFGPRDTTGSVSYLNKGAQPEQASFTALPWAHTITTTVPAVIANLVAQGNSDNIGCRITVNGEVKDEQTGVGHHAQTFCLVKAA, encoded by the coding sequence ATGCTCACGATTCTCAAGCGCACGTGGGTACCGCTCGTGGTGGTGGCGGCGGTTGCTCTCGGCGGCGTTGCCGTCGACCGGCTGCGCGGTGTCTTCGGTTCCGACGAGATCTTTTCCGCGACCGGCAGCAGCGCCGAACCGTTGGTGCCCTTTCACGTCAAGGAGGTGACGTACGAGGTTTTCGGCCCCCGCGACACGACGGGCAGCGTGAGCTATTTGAACAAGGGCGCCCAACCCGAACAAGCGAGCTTCACCGCGCTGCCGTGGGCCCACACGATCACCACGACCGTGCCGGCCGTGATCGCCAACCTGGTGGCACAGGGCAACAGCGACAACATCGGATGCCGCATCACGGTCAACGGTGAGGTCAAAGACGAGCAAACCGGCGTCGGCCACCACGCCCAGACCTTCTGTTTGGTGAAAGCCGCATGA
- a CDS encoding MMPL/RND family transporter, giving the protein MITDHHARPKFMRFVRRFAVPIIVAWLLLTVAVNVLVPPIESVARSHAVTMSPQDAPAMIAAKRIGAKFHESDSDSIAMVVLESDQQLGEHAHRYYDGLVEKLQADYQHVQHVHNVWGDPLTAAGVQSRDGKAAYVQLNLAGNQGSTLGNESVKAVRDVVDGSAPPQGLKVYVTGPAALTTDMNEAADKSMFKMMGVTGVVIMIMLFITYRSISTVLLVLVMVGFEMGTARGVVAILGNYGLLGFSTFVVAMLSSLAIAAGTDYAIFLIGRYHEARQAGEDRETAYYTMFRGTYHVILGSGLTIAGATFCLHLARLSYFKALGIPSALGLLVVIAGALTVGPAVVAVASRFGLLEPKRMAKTRGWRRIGAAAVRWPAPVFATSLAIAIVGILIMPSMKVSYNDRFYIPHALPSNVGYTAAERHFSAATMNPDILMVESDHDMRNTGDMIILDRISKDIFRSPGIAMVQSITRPLGGPIEHTSIPFQISAGSIPIRENLQFMKDRSADMLTMSNDLGAMISSIERMYGLMGQMSDTTHHMLGDMNEMKATVDEMRDHLADFDDFARPFRSYLYWEPHCFDIPVCWASRSVFEAIDGVDKFSDDMRALLNDVSSIDTILPQIRQQFPPIIAVAQSMRASLLTMQSSFSGLITQMSKMTDTASAMGEAFDASRSGDYFYLPPEAFDNPDFQRGLKLFLSPDGKAARFIITHDTDPATPAGISAVMPELTAAHQAVKGTNLTDAKFYLTGTAAIYRDIQSGSHYDLLIVGIAALTLIFVVMVMITRALVASLVIVGTVLISLGAAFGLSVLVWQYIFGLALNWIAPVFGLIILLAVGSDYNLLLVSRFQEEISAGLKTGIIRSVGETGQVVTAAGLVFAFTMMSMVASDLRSIGQAGSTIGLGLLFDTLVVRSLMTPSIAALLGRWFWWPLRVRPRPASSMLRPFGPRQLVRSLLLGENGEVAKTNLQSSAR; this is encoded by the coding sequence ATGATCACCGATCATCACGCCCGTCCGAAATTCATGCGGTTCGTCCGCAGGTTTGCGGTGCCGATCATCGTGGCCTGGCTGCTGCTGACGGTCGCCGTGAACGTGCTTGTGCCGCCGATCGAATCGGTCGCGAGAAGCCACGCCGTGACGATGTCGCCGCAAGATGCGCCGGCGATGATCGCCGCCAAGCGCATCGGCGCGAAGTTCCACGAATCGGATTCCGACAGCATCGCGATGGTGGTATTGGAAAGCGACCAACAACTCGGCGAGCACGCGCACCGGTACTACGACGGGCTGGTGGAAAAGCTGCAGGCCGACTACCAACACGTGCAGCATGTCCACAACGTGTGGGGGGATCCGCTGACTGCTGCCGGCGTTCAGAGCCGCGACGGCAAAGCCGCGTATGTCCAACTCAATCTGGCCGGCAACCAGGGCAGCACCTTGGGCAACGAGTCGGTCAAGGCGGTCCGCGACGTCGTCGACGGTTCAGCGCCGCCTCAGGGACTCAAGGTGTACGTCACCGGACCGGCGGCGCTGACCACGGACATGAACGAAGCCGCCGATAAGAGCATGTTCAAGATGATGGGTGTAACCGGCGTGGTCATCATGATCATGCTGTTCATCACCTACCGTTCGATCAGCACGGTGCTCCTCGTTCTGGTGATGGTCGGTTTCGAAATGGGTACGGCGCGAGGCGTTGTCGCGATCCTCGGGAACTACGGCCTGCTGGGGTTTTCCACATTCGTGGTGGCCATGCTGTCCTCACTGGCGATCGCGGCGGGAACCGACTACGCGATATTCCTCATCGGCCGATATCACGAGGCACGGCAGGCCGGCGAAGACCGGGAAACGGCGTACTACACGATGTTTCGCGGGACCTACCATGTCATCTTGGGCTCCGGGCTGACGATCGCCGGCGCGACTTTCTGCCTGCACCTGGCGCGACTGTCGTACTTCAAGGCGCTGGGCATCCCGTCCGCGCTGGGGCTGCTCGTGGTGATAGCGGGAGCGCTGACCGTGGGGCCGGCCGTTGTCGCGGTGGCCAGCCGGTTCGGGCTGCTGGAGCCGAAGCGGATGGCCAAGACCCGCGGGTGGCGGCGCATCGGCGCCGCGGCCGTGCGTTGGCCCGCTCCGGTGTTCGCCACTTCGTTGGCCATCGCCATCGTCGGCATCCTGATCATGCCGAGCATGAAGGTCAGCTACAACGATCGCTTCTACATACCCCACGCTCTGCCCTCGAACGTCGGATATACGGCGGCAGAGCGCCACTTCAGCGCAGCCACAATGAATCCCGATATCCTGATGGTCGAAAGTGATCACGATATGCGGAACACCGGCGACATGATCATCTTGGATCGGATTTCCAAAGACATCTTCCGTTCACCGGGAATCGCGATGGTGCAAAGCATCACCCGGCCGTTGGGCGGGCCGATTGAGCACACGTCAATACCGTTCCAGATCAGTGCCGGGTCGATTCCGATACGAGAGAACCTGCAGTTCATGAAGGACCGGTCGGCCGACATGCTCACGATGAGCAACGACCTCGGTGCCATGATCAGCTCGATCGAGCGCATGTACGGCCTGATGGGACAGATGAGCGATACCACGCATCACATGCTCGGCGACATGAACGAAATGAAGGCCACCGTGGACGAGATGCGGGACCATCTAGCAGATTTCGACGATTTCGCGCGACCGTTCCGCAGCTACCTGTACTGGGAGCCGCACTGCTTCGACATTCCCGTCTGCTGGGCGTCGAGATCGGTGTTCGAGGCAATCGACGGTGTCGACAAGTTCAGCGACGACATGAGAGCGCTTTTGAACGACGTGAGCAGCATCGACACGATACTGCCGCAGATACGCCAACAGTTCCCGCCGATCATCGCCGTCGCGCAATCCATGCGCGCCAGCTTGCTGACCATGCAGAGCAGCTTCTCGGGTTTGATCACGCAAATGTCGAAGATGACCGACACGGCGAGCGCGATGGGTGAGGCGTTCGACGCCTCCAGGAGTGGCGACTACTTCTACCTGCCGCCAGAAGCATTCGACAATCCTGACTTTCAGCGCGGTCTGAAACTCTTCCTGTCGCCGGACGGCAAGGCCGCGCGGTTCATCATCACCCACGACACCGACCCGGCAACCCCGGCAGGCATCTCGGCGGTTATGCCGGAACTGACCGCCGCGCATCAAGCGGTGAAGGGTACCAACCTGACCGACGCCAAGTTCTACCTCACCGGCACTGCGGCCATCTACCGCGATATCCAGTCGGGTTCGCACTACGACCTGCTGATCGTCGGAATAGCTGCGCTCACACTAATTTTCGTCGTCATGGTGATGATCACCCGTGCCCTGGTCGCCTCCCTGGTGATCGTCGGAACGGTGTTGATCTCGCTGGGCGCAGCCTTCGGGCTCTCGGTCTTGGTCTGGCAGTACATTTTCGGGCTGGCGCTGAACTGGATTGCGCCCGTGTTCGGGTTGATCATCCTGCTGGCCGTCGGCTCCGACTACAACCTGCTGCTGGTGTCGCGGTTCCAGGAGGAAATAAGCGCGGGACTGAAGACCGGCATCATCCGTTCGGTGGGTGAAACGGGCCAAGTCGTCACCGCGGCGGGCCTGGTGTTCGCCTTCACCATGATGTCCATGGTCGCCAGTGATCTGCGCTCCATCGGCCAAGCCGGCAGCACGATCGGGCTGGGCCTGCTGTTCGACACCCTGGTCGTGCGCTCGTTGATGACGCCCTCGATTGCCGCGCTATTGGGACGCTGGTTCTGGTGGCCGCTGCGGGTGCGCCCGCGCCCGGCCAGCTCCATGCTTCGCCCGTTCGGACCACGACAGCTGGTGCGGTCCCTGCTTCTGGGTGAGAACGGGGAGGTGGCAAAAACCAACCTCCAGAGCTCCGCCCGTTGA
- a CDS encoding NAD-dependent epimerase/dehydratase family protein, with protein MGLSVAVTGPTGQIGTAAVLALESDPAVDRIVGMARRPFDPSSLGWTKTSYQQGDIGDPDAVAALIADADVVLHLAFVIMGSRKETRRVNLTGCRNVFQACAAGAAHGRPRRLVYTSSVAVYGYHSDNPVPLTEQVPPRGSAAHYYSAQKAACEAALAEATTGSQLQAFVLRPCIVAGPGARLLAEAMPWNQVPYLAGATRMLPILKPLIPDPGTPLQLVHPTDVATAIACAVTTAAPPGAYNIAGDGVVSTSRVIAALGGRPVRIPAAAATFAAAAIAWLPFVPSFVEWLQTLRTPLVMDTTKAKTQLGWTPRYTAAQALQALTASL; from the coding sequence CGTGGCCGTCACCGGCCCCACCGGACAGATCGGCACCGCGGCGGTGCTGGCCTTGGAAAGCGATCCGGCGGTGGACCGCATCGTCGGCATGGCGCGCCGGCCCTTCGACCCGTCGTCACTGGGTTGGACGAAGACCAGCTACCAACAGGGCGACATCGGCGATCCCGACGCGGTGGCCGCGCTGATTGCCGACGCCGATGTGGTGCTCCATCTCGCATTCGTCATCATGGGCTCCCGCAAGGAGACTCGACGCGTCAACCTGACCGGCTGTCGCAACGTCTTCCAAGCCTGTGCAGCCGGTGCCGCTCACGGGCGCCCGCGTCGCCTGGTGTACACCTCGTCGGTGGCCGTATACGGTTACCACTCCGACAATCCCGTTCCGCTCACCGAGCAGGTCCCGCCCCGGGGCTCAGCGGCGCACTACTATTCCGCACAGAAGGCGGCCTGCGAAGCCGCGCTCGCCGAAGCCACCACCGGATCACAGCTGCAGGCATTCGTTCTGCGCCCGTGCATCGTCGCCGGCCCCGGAGCACGCCTACTGGCCGAGGCGATGCCGTGGAACCAGGTCCCCTACCTGGCCGGCGCGACCCGGATGCTGCCGATTCTCAAGCCGCTGATCCCCGACCCCGGCACTCCGCTGCAGCTGGTACATCCCACCGACGTCGCGACGGCCATCGCGTGCGCGGTCACCACCGCGGCGCCGCCGGGTGCCTACAACATCGCCGGGGACGGCGTGGTATCCACGTCCCGGGTGATCGCGGCGCTCGGCGGGCGGCCAGTGCGAATACCAGCCGCCGCAGCGACGTTCGCGGCTGCGGCCATCGCGTGGCTACCGTTCGTTCCGTCCTTCGTGGAGTGGTTGCAAACTTTGCGCACGCCGCTGGTGATGGACACCACCAAGGCCAAGACGCAACTCGGCTGGACGCCGCGATACACCGCCGCCCAGGCGCTGCAGGCGCTGACCGCATCGCTGTGA